A region of Bacteroidota bacterium DNA encodes the following proteins:
- a CDS encoding IS630 family transposase has translation AEIELNVLNGQCLNRRIDNIETIINEVDAWQNHRNNKNAKINWRFTTKDSRIKLKRLYPSIVD, from the coding sequence TGGCAGAAATAGAATTGAATGTTTTAAACGGTCAATGCCTTAATAGACGCATAGACAATATTGAAACAATTATAAATGAAGTAGATGCTTGGCAAAATCACAGAAATAATAAGAATGCAAAAATAAATTGGAGATTTACTACTAAGGATTCCAGAATTAAATTAAAAAGATTGTATCCGTCAATTGTTGATTGA